Proteins encoded in a region of the Corynebacterium genitalium ATCC 33030 genome:
- the yidD gene encoding membrane protein insertion efficiency factor YidD, producing MSYYNTDGEAIPAPRGPVGSALVGAVRLYQKWVSPLKMVSTCRFEPTCSAYALEAVSRHGAGRGSLLAVARVCKCGPWHPGGYDPVPLT from the coding sequence GTGAGCTACTACAACACCGATGGCGAAGCCATTCCGGCCCCCCGCGGACCTGTGGGTTCCGCACTCGTGGGCGCGGTGCGGCTTTACCAAAAGTGGGTTTCTCCCCTTAAGATGGTTTCGACGTGCCGCTTCGAGCCGACGTGCAGCGCCTACGCCTTAGAGGCGGTGTCGCGGCATGGAGCAGGCAGAGGGAGTTTGCTGGCCGTTGCCCGTGTGTGCAAGTGCGGGCCGTGGCACCCGGGCGGATACGACCCCGTACCGCTGACGTAG
- the rnpA gene encoding ribonuclease P protein component has translation MLPRAHKLASSADFRTVMRKGGRAGTRTVVVHYYTRTDPVITGGPRFGLVVSKQVGNAVTRHSVSRRLRHVLAGFISELPREVDIVVRALPPAAEATSKQLLDDVSSALPRAHKKSKRGRLT, from the coding sequence GTGCTCCCGCGCGCCCACAAACTCGCATCATCGGCGGACTTCCGCACGGTCATGCGCAAAGGCGGGCGCGCTGGTACCCGCACCGTGGTGGTGCACTACTACACCCGAACCGATCCTGTCATCACTGGCGGGCCGCGGTTCGGGTTAGTTGTTTCTAAACAAGTGGGCAACGCGGTCACGCGCCATAGCGTTTCGCGGCGTCTGCGCCACGTGCTGGCGGGGTTCATCAGTGAGCTCCCGCGCGAGGTGGACATTGTGGTGCGCGCCCTGCCGCCAGCAGCGGAGGCTACGAGCAAGCAGTTGCTTGACGACGTCTCCTCCGCCCTCCCCCGCGCGCACAAGAAATCTAAGCGGGGGCGCCTGACGTGA
- the rpmH gene encoding 50S ribosomal protein L34 — protein MPKRTFQPNNRRRARKHGFRTRMNTRAGRAIVSARRKKGRSKLSA, from the coding sequence GTGCCTAAGCGGACTTTCCAGCCCAACAACCGTCGTCGTGCACGCAAGCACGGCTTCCGTACCCGAATGAACACCCGCGCCGGCCGCGCCATCGTTTCCGCACGCCGCAAGAAGGGCCGTTCCAAGCTCAGCGCGTAA
- the yidC gene encoding membrane protein insertase YidC, with protein sequence MLNFIYWPISAVLWFWHKIFGYIFSPDSGASWLLAIVFLTFTIRIFLVKPMVNQLRAGRKMQELQPQLQEIRAKYKNDQQKMAMETQKVYKEAKMNPLASCIVPLVQLPVFIGLFHVLRSFNRTGTGAGGLGMSIEQNRNTANYIFSPEDVQSFLDARIFGIPLSSYMSMPEEQFAAFAPVDFTRMNIIMVALPLVLICVVMTHLNARLSMSRQRKRMAKKKAEDELRGKKPSQDGPLSPEMMETQMKTMNGMMLWFLPATLLFTGFLWHIGLLTYMVSNNVWTLVQTKLVFDKMDKEEAAEEEAKREARRASAPQVGARKVDNRSKKQRAKDAQNQARTNANTNHPEGVTEPEEQSEPQPEQKTRQQIQNELSKNNKSKKKKKKGK encoded by the coding sequence GTGCTGAATTTCATTTATTGGCCTATCTCAGCGGTGCTGTGGTTCTGGCACAAGATTTTCGGATACATCTTCTCGCCGGATTCGGGCGCCTCGTGGCTGCTGGCCATTGTCTTCCTGACGTTCACCATTCGTATCTTCCTGGTCAAGCCGATGGTCAACCAGCTGCGCGCCGGCCGGAAGATGCAGGAACTGCAGCCGCAGCTGCAAGAGATCCGCGCGAAGTACAAGAACGACCAGCAGAAGATGGCGATGGAGACCCAGAAGGTCTACAAAGAAGCCAAGATGAACCCGCTGGCCAGCTGCATTGTTCCGCTGGTTCAGCTGCCGGTGTTCATTGGTCTGTTCCACGTGCTGCGCTCGTTCAACCGCACCGGTACGGGCGCCGGCGGTTTGGGCATGTCCATCGAGCAGAACCGCAACACAGCGAACTACATCTTCTCCCCCGAAGACGTGCAGTCCTTCCTGGACGCCCGCATCTTCGGTATCCCGCTGTCGTCCTACATGTCCATGCCGGAGGAGCAGTTCGCGGCCTTCGCCCCGGTGGACTTCACCCGCATGAACATCATCATGGTGGCTCTGCCGCTGGTGCTCATCTGTGTGGTGATGACCCACCTCAACGCCCGTCTGAGCATGTCCCGTCAGCGCAAGCGCATGGCCAAGAAGAAGGCCGAGGATGAGCTGCGCGGCAAGAAGCCGTCCCAGGACGGCCCGCTGTCTCCGGAGATGATGGAGACGCAGATGAAGACCATGAACGGCATGATGTTGTGGTTCCTCCCGGCAACCCTGCTGTTCACCGGCTTCCTGTGGCACATCGGTCTGCTGACCTACATGGTGTCCAACAACGTGTGGACGCTGGTGCAGACCAAGCTCGTCTTCGACAAGATGGACAAAGAAGAGGCCGCTGAGGAAGAGGCTAAGCGCGAAGCGCGCCGCGCTTCTGCCCCGCAGGTTGGCGCACGCAAGGTGGATAACCGTTCCAAGAAGCAGCGCGCCAAGGACGCACAGAACCAGGCCCGGACCAACGCGAACACGAACCACCCGGAAGGTGTGACTGAGCCGGAAGAGCAATCGGAACCGCAGCCGGAACAGAAGACCCGCCAGCAAATCCAGAACGAGCTGAGCAAGAAC
- the dnaA gene encoding chromosomal replication initiator protein DnaA — protein sequence MAFDQQALDALWQDVVTELLNLSERPNSPVPTFTPGDRAYLRLVRPVMLVEGYCILSVPHSAAKNVVENQLGPYIVEILTHHLNRPCNIAVSVDAAAPEPAPEPEPPVQHTAPNPTPWFPTYSEQARQFPAPIAGEQLPMGLDELARIHAQQQEQHAIEESARQQAAHPVVEVPQRIQREKPAHDPNRETSLNPKYTFENFVIGSSNRFANGAAVAVAENPARAYNPLFIWGGSGLGKTHLLHAAGNYSRVLQPDLRIKYVSSEEFTNDYINSVRDDRQESFKRRYRDLDILMVDDIQFLEGKEGTQEEFFHTFNALHQANKQIILSSDRPPKQLTTLEDRLRTRFEGGLITDVQPPDLETRIAILMKKAAADGTQVDDEVLELIASKFESSIRELEGALIRVSAYSSLIKEPITLDVAQIALRDILPDEGDIKITATTIKEVAAEYFRVSLDKLTGAGKTRTVAHARQLAMYLCRELTDLSLPKIGQEFGGKDHTTVMYADRKIRKEMTENRETYDEIQELTQIIKTRVRSQ from the coding sequence ATGGCATTCGATCAGCAGGCGCTCGATGCGCTGTGGCAAGACGTTGTCACCGAACTTCTCAACCTTTCAGAGCGACCCAACTCACCCGTGCCCACATTCACGCCGGGCGATCGCGCGTATCTGCGCCTCGTGCGCCCCGTGATGCTCGTGGAGGGTTATTGCATCCTCTCCGTCCCGCACTCCGCAGCGAAAAACGTGGTGGAAAATCAGCTTGGCCCTTATATTGTCGAGATTCTGACGCACCACCTGAACCGTCCGTGCAATATTGCCGTCTCCGTGGACGCAGCGGCTCCAGAGCCTGCGCCCGAGCCTGAACCGCCTGTGCAGCACACGGCACCGAACCCGACGCCGTGGTTCCCGACCTATTCTGAGCAGGCACGACAGTTCCCAGCTCCGATAGCAGGGGAGCAGTTGCCGATGGGCCTGGACGAGCTGGCACGCATCCACGCGCAGCAGCAAGAACAGCACGCCATTGAAGAATCGGCGCGCCAGCAAGCTGCGCACCCGGTCGTGGAAGTTCCGCAGCGCATTCAGCGCGAGAAACCCGCGCACGATCCGAACCGCGAGACATCGCTGAACCCGAAGTACACCTTTGAAAACTTCGTCATCGGTTCTTCCAACCGTTTCGCCAACGGCGCCGCTGTCGCCGTCGCCGAGAATCCGGCCCGTGCCTACAACCCGCTGTTCATCTGGGGCGGTTCCGGCCTGGGCAAGACGCACCTGCTGCACGCCGCCGGAAACTATTCGCGCGTGCTGCAACCTGACTTGCGCATTAAATACGTCTCATCGGAAGAGTTCACCAACGACTACATCAACTCTGTCCGCGATGACCGCCAAGAATCCTTCAAGCGCCGGTACCGCGATCTGGACATCCTCATGGTCGATGACATTCAATTCTTGGAAGGTAAGGAAGGTACTCAGGAAGAGTTCTTCCACACCTTCAATGCGCTGCACCAAGCGAACAAGCAGATCATTTTGTCGTCTGACCGTCCGCCGAAGCAGTTGACCACGCTGGAAGACCGTTTGCGCACGCGCTTTGAGGGCGGTCTGATTACAGATGTCCAGCCACCGGACCTGGAAACGCGCATTGCCATTCTGATGAAGAAGGCAGCTGCCGACGGCACCCAGGTCGACGATGAAGTACTGGAGCTCATCGCGTCGAAGTTCGAGTCGTCGATCCGCGAGCTCGAAGGTGCGCTGATTAGGGTGTCGGCGTACTCCTCACTGATCAAGGAGCCGATCACGCTCGACGTTGCCCAGATCGCCCTGCGTGACATCCTCCCGGATGAAGGCGACATCAAGATCACTGCCACCACCATCAAAGAGGTGGCCGCGGAGTACTTCCGTGTGTCCTTGGACAAGCTCACCGGCGCCGGCAAAACTCGCACAGTCGCGCATGCCCGCCAGCTAGCTATGTATCTGTGCCGAGAGCTGACTGATTTGTCACTACCGAAGATCGGCCAAGAGTTCGGCGGCAAGGACCACACGACAGTGATGTACGCCGACCGGAAGATCCGCAAAGAAATGACGGAGAACCGCGAGACGTACGACGAAATCCAGGAGCTCACGCAGATCATCAAGACGCGAGTCCGCTCACAATAA